In one window of Mercurialis annua linkage group LG4, ddMerAnnu1.2, whole genome shotgun sequence DNA:
- the LOC126678544 gene encoding F-box protein CPR1-like, with amino-acid sequence MNSAVTDIPVDVISCILSYLPVKSVVRFKCVSKSWHSLISDPFFRKLHLLRSHKSANLVFVLQNPVKHYSYCDATFFDDTISEDSTQIELPFRRQLRLWDGVILCSCDGLLLVRDLYEQLILLNPSTREHRVLPKVENYYSDSVSEGYDLGYDSSSDDYKLLLRRLGRNPEKRNKTTKDPMILSLKTNCWRKVEDLNYDRDIKNAINLNGFLHWLVLHNSSAPGKIVCFSFANETSTEMEHPRNYDNYGLLNLGVLQGCLCLTETKHAAHSTTVWIMKEFGVTSSWMKLITIPQRPGNHAMNLTIPLPLNHMNRTVFLIDDISRNPVDHMLIVNDTEAQDYRFVKIANVQKYKFLTGLTFSRSLMSPNSI; translated from the coding sequence ATGAACTCCGCAGTAACAGACATACCCGTAGATGTTATATCTTGTATACTATCATATCTTCCCGTCAAGTCGGTAGTACGTTTTAAGTGTGTATCAAAATCATGGCACTCTCTAATCTCTGATCCCTTCTTCAGAAAATTACATCTCCTTCGTTCACACAAATCTGCAAATCTGGTATTTGTTCTCCAAAATCCGGTCAAGCATTATAGTTACTGTGATGCAACCTTTTTTGATGATACAATTTCAGAAGATTCTACGCAAATCGAATTACCCTTCAGACGTCAACTACGCTTATGGGATGGCGTAATTTTGTGTTCTTGCGATGGGCTGTTACTCGTGAGAGATCTTTATGAGcagttaattttattaaacccTTCCACTAGAGAGCATCGTGTACTGCCCAAggttgaaaattattattctgaCTCAGTAAGTGAGGGCTACGACTTGGGCTATGATTCATCATCCGATGACTACAAGCTACTGCTTCGACGTTTAGGACGTAATCCTGAAAAGCGTAATAAGACAACCAAAGACCCTATGATTCTTTCTCTGAAAACAAATTGTTGGCGGAAGGTTGAAGATCTTAACTATGACCGCGATATAAAGAATGCCATAAATCTGAACGGGTTCCTGCATTGGTTGGTTTTGCATAATTCATCGGCACCGGGAAAGATTGTTTGTTTTTCCTTCGCAAACGAGACCAGCACAGAGATGGAACATCCTAGGAATTACGATAATTATGGACTTCTGAATTTGGGTGTTTTGCAAGGATGCCTTTGTTTAACAGAGACGAAACATGCTGCTCATTCAACGACCGTCTGGATAATGAAAGAATTTGGAGTGACGAGCTCGTGGATGAAGCTCATTACCATACCACAACGACCTGGAAATCATGCTATGAATCTCACAATTCCATTACCACTCAATCATATGAACAGAACAGTTTTCCTAATTGATGACATATCTAGGAATCCTGTTGATCACATGCTAATTGTAAATGATACAGAGGCTCAAGACTACAGATTTGTTAAGATTGCCAATGTCCAGAAGTATAAGTTTCTCACAGGACTTACATTTTCAAGGAGTTTAATGTCACCcaattcaatttga